TCGTGGACCTGCTCAGCCTGAGAACATCTGCTGCACGCGCCTTCGCGGCAGCCGGGATCAGCTCCGCCGCCCAGGCGGACGTGATCGAGATCCACGCGCCTTTCACCCATGCCGAGACCATGGCTTACGCACCACTGCGACTATGCGAGGCCAGCGAGGGCCCTGACCTGGTCGCCTCGGGCTTCGGAAGAGGTCCGACCGGCACCATCATCAACCCTTCAGGCGGTCCCCAAGCCGCGAACCCGGTCGGCGCCACCGCGCTAGTTCGGCTAGCCGAGTGCGCGCTTCAGGTGCGCGGAACAGCCGATGAGCGCCAAGTCGGCCCGGTCTCCATGGCGGTTGCCACCGGTCAAGGAGGTGCGAGTCAGTTCTCGACGTGCACGGTGCTGACGTCCACGTAACTCTGACCGCCGAGTGTCGGCGGGTGCATCAACGCTAGCGTTGACAGGCTCGCCCATCCGGCATTCAATATCTGGTGACGCGCTCGAGAGGATTTGCATGACCATCCTTCAGTCCCCACTCACCACGGCGACCGCGGTTTTCTCGGCATGGTTGGAGAGATTCGGTACCGCCCTCGAGGGCGGGGATACCGCGGGCGCCGGCAACTGTTTCGTTGCGGATGGGTACTGGCGCGACATCCTTGCCTTCACCTGGTCCTACCGAACCTTCGCTGGGCCGGCCGGGATCGCGCAGGCGCTCGGGAACGTCCTTGCCGATGTCCAGCCGCACTCGTTTCGCGTGTCACCTGACCGGCTTGCCCCAAGACGCATGCGCCGTTCGGCTCGCGAGGTCGTCGAGGGTTACTTCGACTTCGAAACGAAACTGGGCCGTGGGGCCGGCTTTGTGAGGCTCGTTCTCAACGAGACGACGCCGGAGGATTCCAAAGCCTGGCTATTCCTGACCACCATGCAGGAACTGCGTGGCCACGAAGAAGCCGTCGGTGATCATCGTCCAACCGGTGTCGAGCATTCGACGAACTTCGCAGGACCGAACTGGCTTGACCAGCGGATCGAGAGCAGCAAATTCAGTGATCGCGACCGTCCAGTCCTCATCGTCGGCGGCGGTCAGTCCGGCCTCGCACTCGGCGCAAGACTCCGTGCGTTCGGTGTTGATGCTCTGATCGTGGAAAAGAACGACCGCATCGGCGACAACTGGCGGAATCGGTACCATTCCCTTACTCTGCACAATGAAGTTTGGGCTAATGGCCTTCCATACATGCCGTTCCCTCCGACGTGGCCCACGTTCCTCCCGAAGGACAAGCTTGCCGGGTGGTTGGAGGGCTACGCGGAGGCCATGGAACTCAACGTATGGACCGGGACGGAACTGATAGGAGCCGCGTTCGATCAGGAAGCCCAGACCTGGACGGTCCAACTAAAGCAGTCCGACGGAGCGCAGCGAGAGCTACGCGTCCGGCATGTGGTGCTCGCGACCGGAGGGGTCAGCGGAGTACCCAATCTGCCCTCGCTGCCGGGCCTCGACATATTCGACGGCGAAGTCATCCATTCCGGCGGCTTCGGCAGCGGAATCCCGTACCAGGGCAAACGTGCGATCGTTATCGGCACTGGAAACAGTGGGCACGATGTTGCTCAGGACTTGCACGACAATGGCGCCGCCGACGTAACTATCGTCCAGCGCAGTCCGACCTGTGTCGTGAGTCTTGTACCTAGCGGGACCATGGTCTATGCCGTCTACTCGGAGGGCCCCGCGGAAGACATCGACCTGATCACCGCAGCGATCCCGTATCCGGTGCTGCAGGAGACCTATCAGTGGCTGACCAAGAAGACGTGCTCGCTCGACCGGGACCTTCTCGACAGACTTGAAGCCGTTGGGTTCGAGATCGACATGGGGCCGGACGACACAGGCTTCCATATGAAATACCTCCGGCAAGGTGGGGGGTATTACATCAACGTGGGTTGTTCCGACCTCATTGCCGAAGGCAAGGTCCACCTTCTCCACGCCCGAGATATCGCCGAGTTCACCCCCGGCGGATTGCGCCTCGCGGACGGCCGGATCATCGCTAGCGACCTTGTAGTGCTTGCCACTGGATACGAGAACCTACAAGAGGGCATACGTCGGATATTCGGTAGCGACGTAGCGGACAAGGTGGGCCCCGTGTGGGGTTTTGATAGCGACGGGTTCCTAAAGAACATGTGGACGCGGACCCCTCAGCCTTCCTTCTGGATCATGGGTGGTGCCCTCATGGAATGCCGCCTATGGTCCAGATTCCTTGCCCTGCAGATCAAGGCGGATCTAGAAGGGATCGCCACGACCCCCTGCTTGAATTAGGGAGAAGACCCCAGCCGCCTGAGGTCGAGCAGCAGGGGTCAACCGTGCGGTCGTAGGGCCTCTCCTAAAGCCTCGCGGGTTAGGCCCTCGCGCTTCACCCTCCAGCCATGCGCCTCCCGATCCCAAGTGGCGGGAGTCAGTCCCTCGGCGCGAAGCTTGTATTTCTCGACCTTCGCCGTCGGAGTGCGGGGCAGGTCGTCCACAATGTCGATATAGCGCGGGACCATGAAGTACGGCATTGTTGTTGAGCAGTGCTGCAGAAGCTCCTCCGGGGTCATGCTTTCCCCCTCACGGAGAATGACCAGCACCCGCACTTCGTCTTCACCGATCCCGGACGGAGCCGCCACGGCGACCGCCTCGGAAACAGCCGGATGCTGTGTCACGAGGGATTCCACCTCGAACGAGGAAATGTTTTCGCCGCGACGGCGCAGCGTGTCCGTCGCGCGGTCTTCGAAATAGAAGTGGCCGTCCGTGTCCACCCGACCGCGGTCCCCCGTGTGGAGCCACAGGTTCCGCCAAGCACGGATCGTTTGCTCCGGCATACCTACGTACCCAGACCCGACGAGGAACGGAAGCTTTGGGCGGACAACGAACTGCCCCGACTCGCCAGCTGGGACTTCGTTGTCGTAGTCATCGACCACTCGGACCTCGTAATACGGGCTGGCCCGGCCACAAGATCCGGCCCGGTAGGCGTCAGTCACCCCTCGCCAGATGGGCAGCCCCGCCTCGGTCGAGCCGTACACGGTCGTCACCCGGCAGCTAAATCGCTGCTCGAGCTCATCATGACTTTCCGCCGGATCGGGCACCGCATAGACGGTGCGAATCGAGGCTTTCGCGTCATCTTCTCGCGCGGGTTTTGAGAGCAGCATGTTGCATATACCACCGACTCCGACGAAGTTAGTGATCCCGTGGGCGCGCACTTCGTCGGCAAATGTCGAGATCGAGAGCCTCGGCGCCAAGCGCATCATTCCACCGCAAACAAGCGTGGCTATCGTGAGGAATTTCGCGCCCATATGGAAGAAGGGCATGAAGTTGAACACGACGTCGTCGCTCGCAAGCCCGTTGACCTCGGCGTACATGTAGCCATACGCGGCTAGATAATGGTGACTGAGGAGCACCCCTTTGGACGGTCCGGTGGTTCCTGACGTAAAAATGATGCCAGCGGTAGTGTGGTGCGCTGGCCGGCTCGAGGGGGCGAACGCGGGGCCGTCGCTCAGCAGCGAGGAGAAGTCGTGCCTGCGTAGCGAGCCGGCGCCGATCTCGGCCGGCCCCCTGACAACCAGCGTCTCGAGCATGGTGGCGTCGGCTTCTATGGCCGTTATCCTGCTGGCATATGCGGCATCAACGACGGCGACGGTCGCCCCACTTGTAGTGAGCTGATGCCGCAATAGGTCCCCGAGGTAGGCAGTGTTGATCGGAACTTCCACCGCGCCCAGCTTTGCCAGCGCGAACCACAGAGTCAGGTAATCCGGTGAGGTGTCCATGAGAACGGCGACGTGGGTGCCGGTCGAGATACCGAAGGCCTGCAGGTTCCCTGCCATACGATCGACGGCTTCGTCGAATGTGCCGAGCGCATAGCGCTCCTCGCCCCACGTGAAGAAAGTTCTAGCGGCATCCTCGGCGGCTCGCGATTCCAGCAA
This genomic stretch from Mycobacteriales bacterium harbors:
- a CDS encoding NAD(P)/FAD-dependent oxidoreductase is translated as MTILQSPLTTATAVFSAWLERFGTALEGGDTAGAGNCFVADGYWRDILAFTWSYRTFAGPAGIAQALGNVLADVQPHSFRVSPDRLAPRRMRRSAREVVEGYFDFETKLGRGAGFVRLVLNETTPEDSKAWLFLTTMQELRGHEEAVGDHRPTGVEHSTNFAGPNWLDQRIESSKFSDRDRPVLIVGGGQSGLALGARLRAFGVDALIVEKNDRIGDNWRNRYHSLTLHNEVWANGLPYMPFPPTWPTFLPKDKLAGWLEGYAEAMELNVWTGTELIGAAFDQEAQTWTVQLKQSDGAQRELRVRHVVLATGGVSGVPNLPSLPGLDIFDGEVIHSGGFGSGIPYQGKRAIVIGTGNSGHDVAQDLHDNGAADVTIVQRSPTCVVSLVPSGTMVYAVYSEGPAEDIDLITAAIPYPVLQETYQWLTKKTCSLDRDLLDRLEAVGFEIDMGPDDTGFHMKYLRQGGGYYINVGCSDLIAEGKVHLLHARDIAEFTPGGLRLADGRIIASDLVVLATGYENLQEGIRRIFGSDVADKVGPVWGFDSDGFLKNMWTRTPQPSFWIMGGALMECRLWSRFLALQIKADLEGIATTPCLN
- a CDS encoding AMP-binding protein, giving the protein MTTIYLRDVAPESVSMVALLESRAAEDAARTFFTWGEERYALGTFDEAVDRMAGNLQAFGISTGTHVAVLMDTSPDYLTLWFALAKLGAVEVPINTAYLGDLLRHQLTTSGATVAVVDAAYASRITAIEADATMLETLVVRGPAEIGAGSLRRHDFSSLLSDGPAFAPSSRPAHHTTAGIIFTSGTTGPSKGVLLSHHYLAAYGYMYAEVNGLASDDVVFNFMPFFHMGAKFLTIATLVCGGMMRLAPRLSISTFADEVRAHGITNFVGVGGICNMLLSKPAREDDAKASIRTVYAVPDPAESHDELEQRFSCRVTTVYGSTEAGLPIWRGVTDAYRAGSCGRASPYYEVRVVDDYDNEVPAGESGQFVVRPKLPFLVGSGYVGMPEQTIRAWRNLWLHTGDRGRVDTDGHFYFEDRATDTLRRRGENISSFEVESLVTQHPAVSEAVAVAAPSGIGEDEVRVLVILREGESMTPEELLQHCSTTMPYFMVPRYIDIVDDLPRTPTAKVEKYKLRAEGLTPATWDREAHGWRVKREGLTREALGEALRPHG